The DNA window CAATCGACTGGAACAGTTGTTTTTGAAGATGCTAGACGGGAGCCGCAACCCATGAAGACGGCTGCTCATCTTAATTGGATTGCTTTTAAAACCATCCTAATCAAAGAGATACTGCGATTTTCTCGAATATGGGTTCAGACCATCCTGCCGCCCGTCATTACCATGGGACTGTATTTCATCATCTTTGGTGGGCTGATCGGCGCGCGTATTGGTGACATGGAAGGCATGCGCTACATGGACTTTATTGTCCCCGGACTGATCATGATGGCGGTAATTACTAACTCCTATGCCAACGTTGTGTCATCGTTTTTCTCCAGCAAGTTCCAACGCCATTTGGAAGAACTGCTGGTGTCGCCAGTACCCAATAATCTCATCATCCTGGGATTCATCGGCGGTGGTGTGGCGCGTGGCTTGGCCGTGGGTTTGGCGGTCACTTTGGTATCGCTGTTTTTCAGCCCATTCACCGTACACAACCTTCCGGTGATGATCTCGGTGGTGGTATTGACTGCGATCCTATTTTCCCTAGCGGGTTTGATTAATGCGGTGTTCGCCAAAAGCTTTGACGACATCGCTATTGTGCCCACTTTTGTGCTCACCCCACTGACCTACTTAGGCGGCGTGTTTTACTCGATTAGCTTACTGCCCGAGTTTTGGCAGAACGTCTCGATGGTTAATCCCATCCTCTATATGGTCAATGCCTTCCGTTATGGGATTTTAGGAGTGACGGACTTCGATCTGGTCATCTCTTATGGCATCATTTTGGGGTTTATTGCGCTGCTTTACACGATCGCGTACCAGCTGCTTAGTCGCGGAGTCGGCATTCGCAGCTAACTCTTGCAGATACCGCACTCAGCGGCTTCACCGGTTTTCAGACACAGGATTCACATGGCTCAGTACATCTACACCATGAACGGCGTGGGCAAAGTCGTCCCGCCGAAGAAAGAGATTCTCAAAGACATTTACCTGAATTTCTTCCCCGGCGCCAAGATCGGCGTTTTAGGATATAATGGCGCGGGCAAATCCACCCTATTGCGCATCATGGCGGGCGTCGACACCGACATTATCGGCGAGGCCAGGCCCCAACCCGGTATTCACGTCGGCTACCTGCCCCAGGAGCCGCAGCTGGATGACAGCAAAGATGTGCGCGGCAATGTCGAAGACGGTCTGGGTGAGATCAAACAAATCGTTGATCGCTTTAACGCCATCTCCGAAACCTTTGCCGATCCGGATGCCGATTTTGATACCCTCCTGGCAGAACAAGCAGAATTACAGGACAAGATCGATGCTGCGGGCGCCTGGGATCTAGATCGCAAGCTGGAAGTCGCGGCCGATGCCCTGCGTCTGCCCCCTTGGGATGCCGATGTCAGCAAGCTCTCTGGTGGCGAACGCCGGCGAGTCGCCTTATGTCGTTTGCTGCTGTCAGCGCCTGACATGCTGATTCTCGATGAGCCCACCAACCACCTGGACGCCGAGTCTGTGGCCTGGCTGGAGCGCTTTCTTTCTGAGTTCTCAGGGACAGTGGTGGCCGTCACCCATGATCGTTACTTCTTGGATAATGTCGCTGGTTGGATTTTGGAGCTGGATCGCGGCCAAGGCATTCCTTGGGAGGGCAATTATTCCTCTTGGCTGGAGCAAAAGGAAAAACGTCTGGCCATTGAAGAGAAACAAGAATCCGCGCGGCGCAAGAATATGGAAGCCGAACTGGAGTGGGTACGCAGCAACCCCAAAGGTCGCACCGCCAAGAGCAAAGCGCGCTTAAAGCGTTTCGAAGAGCTCTCCTCAGCCGACTATCAAAAGCGCTCAGAGACCAAGGAAATCTATATTCCGCCGGGTCCTCGCTTGGGCGATGTGGTGGTGGAACTCGACGGCGTGTCAAAATCCTTTGGCGATCGCCTGCTATACGAAAACCTCAGCTTTTCTCTGCCTCGCGGTGGCATTGTCGGCGTCATCGGCCCCAATGGCGTGGGTAAGTCGACGCTATTTCGCATGATAGTGGGTCAAGAAACCCCCGATCAGGGCACGATTCGTATCGGCGATACGGTCGACGTGGCGTATGTCGATCAAAGCCGAGATGCCTTGGCAGACGCAAAGACCGTCTGGGAGGAAATCTCCAATGGCCAAGACATTATTCAAGTGGGTAACTATCAAATGCCCTCACGGGCTTATGTAGGCCGGTTCAACTTCAAAGGCTCGGATCAGCAAAAACGCATGAAAGACCTCTCCGGCGGCGAACGCAACCGGGTGCACTTGGCTAAGCTGCTTAAATCTGGTGGTAACTTGCTGCTGCTCGACGAACCCACCAATGACTTGGACGTGGAAACGCTGCGTGCGCTAGAGGAAGCCTTACTCGACTTTCCCGGTAGCGCTGTGGTGATTTCGCATGATCGCTGGTTCTTAGACCGCATCGCCACACACATGCTGGCCTTTGAGGAGGACGGCAATGTTGTCTTCTTTGAAGGGAACTACCAGGATTACGAGGAAGACCGCAAGAAACGCCTAGGCTCTGACGCCGATCAGCCGCACCGCATCAAATACCGCAAGATAGACGCCTAAACCAGCCGGGCCTAGATCAGACGGGGCGCTTTTTCTGCGTCACTACCCAGCACTGATCACAGGGTTTATTTTCGCTGACTGGGTTAGCTTCGAGGAACTTGGCGGTGGCCTTGTCCATGGTGGAGCAGTGCTTGTGGTACCAAGGCACGAATTCATCCAGAAAACGGCTTTTTAAGCCCTGTAGGCTGATTACACCCGCGTCCAAGTCGTCAACATAGCCAACCAGCTCTTCTAAGCGCTGATCGTGTTCCTGTTTATGGATCGGCAGAGGTGAATAGCCAGCGCGCTGCATCTCCAGCTCTTCATGACGAAAATGCTGCCGGCTATGCTCAATAAAATCGCGCAAATCGCGGCGCAGCCCCGGCGGCTCAGGGTCTGCATCTACCAAGCCTTCCAAGCTACCGACGATACGATCCAATAGCGCAAAGGCCTCTTCGTGGTCATCATCCATGAAGTCAACGCCTACTGCCGGCAGGCGTTCGAGAGTTTCTTTGTCGCTCATGGTCTTAAGACCTCGGATGCGCTGGTGGTTGTGTTAAACGATAGCATAACTTGGGTTGCTATCAAGCAGATTTAGATCAATTCTAAGTTTGCACAGTCCCAGCCGATTGTTCGATCTCATGGTTCGGTTGATCTACAGATTAGCCAGAATCGCTTGCTCCACCGCGCCGCGTTCCGCTTTCACCACAATAGGCGCACGACTGGACTGAGCAATAGCAGTATCAGGATCTTTCAACCCATGACCAGTGAGCGTACAAACGATGCTCGAACCCTCGGCAATGCGCCCAGACTCTAAGTCCTGTAAAACACCCGCTAGTGAGGTAGCCGAGGCCGGCTCACAAAAGACGCCCTCTTTCTCGGCGAGCAACTTTTGCGCCGCTAAAATCGCCTCATCCGAGCACTCATCAAACCAACCGCCGGATTCCTCTTTGACTTTCCAGGCATGGACCCAGCTCTGCGGGTGTCCAATGCGAATGGCGGTTGCCACCGTCTCGGGCTGATCCACCATCTCTCCGCGCATAAACGGCGCGCTGCCGGCCGCTTGATAACCGACCATCACCGGTCGATTGCCCGTGACAGCACCGCCAGCGAATTTGCAATGCCCCTGACAAAAAGCACAGGCCTCGGTGACATGATCTCCCGAGCCGCTGGTGTACTCGCAATAGCCAATCCAATGGGCGGTGATATTGCCGGCATTGCCGACCGGCAAACTATGATAATCCGGTGCCCGCCCCA is part of the Ectothiorhodosinus mongolicus genome and encodes:
- the ettA gene encoding energy-dependent translational throttle protein EttA, with the protein product MAQYIYTMNGVGKVVPPKKEILKDIYLNFFPGAKIGVLGYNGAGKSTLLRIMAGVDTDIIGEARPQPGIHVGYLPQEPQLDDSKDVRGNVEDGLGEIKQIVDRFNAISETFADPDADFDTLLAEQAELQDKIDAAGAWDLDRKLEVAADALRLPPWDADVSKLSGGERRRVALCRLLLSAPDMLILDEPTNHLDAESVAWLERFLSEFSGTVVAVTHDRYFLDNVAGWILELDRGQGIPWEGNYSSWLEQKEKRLAIEEKQESARRKNMEAELEWVRSNPKGRTAKSKARLKRFEELSSADYQKRSETKEIYIPPGPRLGDVVVELDGVSKSFGDRLLYENLSFSLPRGGIVGVIGPNGVGKSTLFRMIVGQETPDQGTIRIGDTVDVAYVDQSRDALADAKTVWEEISNGQDIIQVGNYQMPSRAYVGRFNFKGSDQQKRMKDLSGGERNRVHLAKLLKSGGNLLLLDEPTNDLDVETLRALEEALLDFPGSAVVISHDRWFLDRIATHMLAFEEDGNVVFFEGNYQDYEEDRKKRLGSDADQPHRIKYRKIDA
- a CDS encoding bacteriohemerythrin, translated to MSDKETLERLPAVGVDFMDDDHEEAFALLDRIVGSLEGLVDADPEPPGLRRDLRDFIEHSRQHFRHEELEMQRAGYSPLPIHKQEHDQRLEELVGYVDDLDAGVISLQGLKSRFLDEFVPWYHKHCSTMDKATAKFLEANPVSENKPCDQCWVVTQKKRPV
- a CDS encoding ABC transporter permease, yielding MKTAAHLNWIAFKTILIKEILRFSRIWVQTILPPVITMGLYFIIFGGLIGARIGDMEGMRYMDFIVPGLIMMAVITNSYANVVSSFFSSKFQRHLEELLVSPVPNNLIILGFIGGGVARGLAVGLAVTLVSLFFSPFTVHNLPVMISVVVLTAILFSLAGLINAVFAKSFDDIAIVPTFVLTPLTYLGGVFYSISLLPEFWQNVSMVNPILYMVNAFRYGILGVTDFDLVISYGIILGFIALLYTIAYQLLSRGVGIRS
- the thrC gene encoding threonine synthase, whose product is MSFRSRYTGLIDRYRDRLPIRDDDRVISLGEGNTPLIRLQNVPRAIGKDVDIYVKYEGLNPTGSFKDRGMTMAVTQAVNAGSKAIICASTGNTSAAAAAYAARAGITAFVVIPEGKIAQGKLAQAMMHGSVVIQIQGNFDDGMRLVKEVAESAPVTIVNSVNPYRLQGQKTAAFEIIEELGRAPDYHSLPVGNAGNITAHWIGYCEYTSGSGDHVTEACAFCQGHCKFAGGAVTGNRPVMVGYQAAGSAPFMRGEMVDQPETVATAIRIGHPQSWVHAWKVKEESGGWFDECSDEAILAAQKLLAEKEGVFCEPASATSLAGVLQDLESGRIAEGSSIVCTLTGHGLKDPDTAIAQSSRAPIVVKAERGAVEQAILANL